The Pseudomonas benzenivorans region CTGCATGCCTGCGGCGTGGCCACGGCGATGAAGATCCGCGGCGAGCACCGGGTCGCCGTCACCACCTGCGGCGACGGCGCCACCAGCAAGGGCGACTTCCTCGAGGCGCTGAACGTCGCCGGCGCCTGGCAGCTGCCGGTGGTCTTCGTGGTCAACAACAACCAGTGGGCCATCTCCGTGCCGCGGCGCATCCAGTGCGGCGCCCCGACCCTGGCGCAGAAGGCCATAGGCGCGGGCTTTCATGGCGAGCAGGTGGACGGCAACGACATCCTCGCCCTCTACGATCGTCTGCGGTGGGCCCTGGAACGGGCGCGCCAGGGCAAGGGGCCGGTGCTGCTGGAATGCCTCAGCTATCGCCTGGGCGACCACACCACCGCCGACGATGCGACCCGCTATCGCTCGGCCGATGAGGTCAAGCAGGCCTGGCGCGAGGAGCCGATCAAGCGTCTGCAGGCCTTCCTCGCCGCCCAGGGGGTGTGGGACGAGAAGCGCGAGCAGACCCTGGTCGGCGAGTGTCAGGCCCAGGTGCAGCGCGCGGTGGAGGCCTTCGAGGCGGCCGGCGAGCAGCCCCTCGACTCGGTGTTCGACCATGTCTACGCACAGTGGCCGGCGGCCCTGGCCGAGCAGCGCGAGATGTTCCACGAGCGCGCCGCGCGCCGCGAGGAGAAGCGCCATGAGTGAGCAGAAGCTGAGCCTGCTGGAGGCGGTCAACCTGGCCCTGCATCGGGCCATGGCCGAGGACGCCAACGTGGTGGTGCTCGGCGAGGACATCGGCGTCAATGGCGGGGTGTTCCGCGCCACGGCCGGCCTGCGCGAGGCCTTCGGCTTCAAGCGGGTGATCGACACGCCGCTGGCCGAGACCATGATCGCCGGCCTGGCCGTCGGCATGGCCTCCCAGGGCCTGAAGCCGGTGATGGAGATCCAGTTCATGGGCTTCATCTACCCGGCCCTGGATCACCTGGTGTCCCACGCCAGCCGCCTGCGCAACCGCACCCGCGGCCGCCTGAGCTGTCCCATGGTGCTGCGCACGCCCATGGGCGCCGGCATCCGCGCGCCGGAACACCACAGCGAGAGCACCGAGGCGATGTTCGCCCAGATCCCCGGGTTGCGCGTGGTCATGCCCTCGTCGCCGGCACGGGCCTACGGCCTGCTGCTGGCGGCCATCGACGATCCCGACCCGGTGCTGTTCCTCGAGCCCACCCGGCTGTACCGGATGAATCCCCAGGTGCTGGCGGACGATGGCAAGCGCCTGCCTCTGGACAGCTGCTTCACCCTGCGCGAGGGCAGCGACCTGACCCTGGTCAGCTGGGGCGCCAGCGTGCACGAGACCCTGCAGGCCGCCAGCCTGCTGGCCGAGCAGGGCATCGCCGCCGAGGTGATCGACGTGGCCTGCGTCAAGCCGCTGGACCTCGACACCCTGGAGGCCTCGGTGCGCAAGACCGGGCGCTGCGTGATCGTCCACGA contains the following coding sequences:
- the pdhA gene encoding pyruvate dehydrogenase (acetyl-transferring) E1 component subunit alpha; this translates as MPDRLQLPYTRYLDPEGRLLAALPDWADDFDLLIRLYRQMVLTRLFDQKAVALQRTGRIGTYAPTVGQEAIGVAIGALMRADDVLVPYYRDTAAQVMRGVRMEEILLYWGGDERGSAYVEPAVGQDFPLCVPIATQALHACGVATAMKIRGEHRVAVTTCGDGATSKGDFLEALNVAGAWQLPVVFVVNNNQWAISVPRRIQCGAPTLAQKAIGAGFHGEQVDGNDILALYDRLRWALERARQGKGPVLLECLSYRLGDHTTADDATRYRSADEVKQAWREEPIKRLQAFLAAQGVWDEKREQTLVGECQAQVQRAVEAFEAAGEQPLDSVFDHVYAQWPAALAEQREMFHERAARREEKRHE
- a CDS encoding alpha-ketoacid dehydrogenase subunit beta, which produces MSEQKLSLLEAVNLALHRAMAEDANVVVLGEDIGVNGGVFRATAGLREAFGFKRVIDTPLAETMIAGLAVGMASQGLKPVMEIQFMGFIYPALDHLVSHASRLRNRTRGRLSCPMVLRTPMGAGIRAPEHHSESTEAMFAQIPGLRVVMPSSPARAYGLLLAAIDDPDPVLFLEPTRLYRMNPQVLADDGKRLPLDSCFTLREGSDLTLVSWGASVHETLQAASLLAEQGIAAEVIDVACVKPLDLDTLEASVRKTGRCVIVHEAPKSCAVGAEIAASLYERALLDLQAPIQRVTAPDIPPPLYRLEQLYIPGVEDILAACDTVLNYA